The Linepithema humile isolate Giens D197 chromosome 7, Lhum_UNIL_v1.0, whole genome shotgun sequence genome has a window encoding:
- the LOC105669958 gene encoding uncharacterized protein: MIASLATVVLFAVGVCGNGASPSGTSHMMVSKMRIADLETSANGYAYNQLGRFPVSYVRYTNHGSGHYYHAPAPVHYVVGSPAPVAPVVSETASPHEPVLLTYATAKHEIARQPYSHDGFINYGAGQLAKYAQSLEPPKLVPRAPYYASDASRPSETNRNIDKRSDIEASENEKDNDYDSDDENNDDEKEEAKDHVTENREKAADFIATHPIQGLDNPRSDIDVSFELGEKYSTVRNSAHGEKGDKGYNKRVEFDVGERGQHDKSRQQEHYDIETGNKKGRSDVTENYGRYDETERGEKGSSYGQTSYHKKGQKTSGFHKVYHKDEYKKLTDFYDENHKKGYFDKHVVADEHHNAAEGDFKKGGYHESGFGYENDGKKGFYDKEHTQNRDHGYNKEKGENSFYNNYKSYGSDEDAHLTKKHEYEKN; the protein is encoded by the exons ATGATTGCAAGTTTGGCGACGGTTGTGCTGTTCGCCGTCGGCGTATGCGGCAATGGTGCATCGCCGTCGGGGACATCGCATATGATGGTCTCTAAGATGAGAATAGCCGATCTCGAGACCTCAGCCAACGGATACGCGTACAATCAACTAGGGCGCTTTCCGGTCTCGTACGTGCGGTACACCAATCACGGAAGCGGACATTACTACCATGCACCGGCGCCGGTGCATTACGTCGTCGGCAGTCCTGCACCTGTTGCGCCCGTCGTTTCTGAAACTGCGTCACCGCACGAACCCGTTCTGCTCACGTATGCGACTGCGAAGCACGAAATTGCGCGCCAGCCTTACTCGCACGATGGTTTCATTAATTATGGTGCGGGCCAATTAGCGAAATACGCGCAGTCACTTGAGCCGCCTAAGCTAGTTCCTCGGGCGCCGTATTATGCGTCTGACGCATCTAGACCAAGCGAGACGAATAGAAATATCGACAAAAGGAGCGACATTGAGGCAAGTGAAAATGAAAAGGATAATGATTATGACAGCGATGACGAAAATAACGACGACGAAAAAGAAGAGGCTAAAGATCACGTGACTGAGAACCGCGAGAAAGCGGCTGATTTTATAGCGACTCATCCTATTCAGGGTCTCGACAACCCTCGTTCAGATATCGACGTTTCGTTCGAACTCGGCGAAAAGTATTCGACTGTGCGGAATTCCGCTCATGGAGAAAAGGGTGACAAAGGGTACAACAAACGAGTGGAATTTGACGTGGGTGAACGTGGGCAGCATGATAAAAGCAGGCAACAAG AACATTATGATATCGAAACTGGGAACAAAAAGGGGCGTAGCGACGTAACCGAGAATTATGGGCGCTATGACGAGACTGAGAGAGGTGAGAAGGGTAGCAGCTATGGGCAAACGTCATACCACAAAAAGGGGCAAAAGACCAGCGGCTTTCATAAAGTCTACCACAAggatgaatataaaaaactcACCGATTTCTATGACGAGAACCACAAGAAAGGTTATTTCGACAAGCACGTCGTTGCTGACGAACATCATAATGCTGCTGAAGGCGATTTCAAGAAAGGCGGATATCACGAGTCTGGGTTCGGGTATGAAAATGATGGAAAAAAAGGCTTTTACGACAAAGAGCATACACAAAATCGCGATCATGGTTATAACAAGGAGAAAGGTGAAAACtccttttataataattataaaagttacgGCTCCGACGAAGACGCGCATTTAACTAAAAAGCATGAATACGAAAAAAACtga
- the LOC105669983 gene encoding sarcoplasmic reticulum histidine-rich calcium-binding protein-like yields MSRLAAICLLAACIASHCVTTAREITRAHYDDLQVAATHHHHESGHGEEHHSDHHHHHGGKGDKGYKSGHHHDKGEKGHHDKEGHSGHYHEDEGHKKHHHHDDGYYSEHHKGEKGEKGHKFHEKGHFGKGHNTKGHHEVHKLDEFKKDKEFFDEHHDHGHHEEHGGHHHEHGHKKGGHFKKGHHDHHHHEGHHGKKGHHEKGHHHHDHKGHKGHGGHDEHHHHHHHHGKKGGHEDHKHWGFKKGH; encoded by the coding sequence ATGAGCAGATTGGCGGCGATCTGCCTGCTGGCAGCGTGCATCGCCTCTCACTGCGTGACCACCGCACGCGAGATCACTAGAGCTCATTACGACGATTTGCAGGTAGCCGCTACCCACCATCATCATGAAAGCGGCCATGGAGAAGAACACCATTCcgatcatcatcatcatcatggCGGGAAGGGAGACAAGGGCTATAAATCCGGGCATCATCACGACAAAGGAGAAAAAGGGCATCATGATAAGGAGGGCCATTCTGGACATTATCACGAGGACGAAGGACATAAAAAACATCATCATCACGATGACGGTTACTACAGCGAGCATCACAAGGGCgagaaaggagagaaaggTCACAAATTCCACGAAAAGGGACATTTTGGCAAAGGCCACAACACGAAGGGGCATCACGAGGTCCACAAGCTTGATGAATTCAAAAaggataaagaatttttcgaCGAACATCATGATCACGGTCATCATGAGGAACACGGAGGCCATCATCACGAACACGGGCATAAAAAAGGAGGCCACTTCAAGAAAGGACATCACGATCACCACCATCATGAGGGTCATCATGGCAAGAAAGGTCACCATGAGAAAGGACACCATCATCACGATCACAAGGGCCATAAAGGCCACGGCGGTCACGATGAGCATCATcaccatcatcatcatcatggCAAAAAGGGCGGCCATGAGGATCACAAACATTGGGGATTCAAAAAGGGgcattaa
- the LOC105669981 gene encoding sarcoplasmic reticulum histidine-rich calcium-binding protein-like codes for MAKYVGPCLLLGMAVVCTVIAVSSARDVRSTMGDLEMAGTHHHHGHHHEHGGGHEHHSHHHGEHGEEGHKGHKGHHHHEEGEHGHHGKEHHEGHHHEHGGHKKGHHDEHDEHGSHHEHGHGHKESKFGHGKGHKKGEKTHGYHHKSHKDEFHKEHKFYDDHHKGGHHEKHGDHHEHHHGKEGHHKKGGHHHSGHHEDHHGKKGHHDKGHYDEDHHGHHGKHGHEEHHHHHEDYGKKHEHHGGKKHGWHHGHHDHHHHEGHHGKKGHHEKGHHHHDHKGHKGHHDHHEHHHHHHDHGKKGGHEDHKEWGFKKGH; via the exons ATGGCTAAATACGTAGGTCCATGCTTGCTCCTAGGAATGGCCGTGGTATGCACGGTCATCGCCGTATCGTCGGCACGCGATGTCCGAAGTACGATGGGAGATCTGGAAATGGCCGGTACCCATCACCATCATGGTCATCATCATGAACATGGTGGTGGTCACGAACATCATTCTCATCATCATGGAGAACACGGTGAAGAGGGCCATAAAGGACACAAGGGCCATCATCATCACGAAGAAGGTGAACATGGCCACCATGGCAAGGAACATCACGAAGGCCATCATCACGAGCACGGCGGCCACAAGAAAGGTCATCACGACGAGCATGACGAGCACGGTAGCCATCACGAACACGGACACGGCCATAAAGAGTCGAAATTCGGCCATGGAAAGGGTCATAAGAAGGGCGAGAAGACTCATGGTTACCATCACAAATCTCATAAAGACGAATTTCACAAGGAGCACAAGTTCTATGATGATCATCACAAAGGCGGTCACCATGAGAAGCATGGTGATCATCACGAGCATCACCATGGCAAGGAAGGCCACCACAAGAAGGGCGGACATCATCACTCCGGCCATCATGAGGATCATCATGGAAAGAAAGGTCACCATGATAAAGGACATTACGATGAAGATCATCATGGCCACCATGGAAAACATGGTCACGAAGAGCACCACCATCATCACGAAGATTATGGAAAGAAGCACGAACATCACGGTGGCAAAAAGCATGGATGGCACCACG GCCATCACGATCATCACCATCACGAAGGTCATCATGGTAAGAAGGGTCACCACGAGAAGGGTCACCATCACCATGATCACAAGGGTCATAAGGGGCACCATGATCATCACGAGCACCACCATCACCATCACGATCATGGCAAGAAGGGCGGTCACGAGGATCACAAGGAATGGGGATTCAAAAAGGGACATTAA
- the LOC105669980 gene encoding small histidine-alanine-rich protein-like: protein MVRGAMLFLPFIAICSLTLRTTCHARELISAESRVSRRDVRGTSDDHHLEPTVASPTIAETDDVDLETAATGHKGHHHESGGGHKHESHHYEDHGGKGEKGYKSHHHHDKGDSSKHDEEHHSGHHEHHGGKKKGHHDEHEKYGEHHEGEKGHKGGKFGEKKGHKKGHKTKGYHNKFHKDEYHKEHKFYDDYHKGGHHEKHGDFHGHHEKKEGHHKKGGHHHSGYHEDHHGKKGHHDKGHHDEEHKGHHGKHGHEEHHSHHDSHGKKGDHHSGKKYGYKKGH from the coding sequence ATGGTGCGAGGTGCGATGCTATTTCTGCCATTCATTGCAATATGTTCGCTCACATTGCGCACGACGTGTCACGCCCGGGAGCTGATCAGTGCGGAATCGCGTGTCAGCCGGCGCGATGTGCGAGGTACGAGCGATGACCATCATTTAGAACCCACCGTGGCGTCGCCGACGATCGCAGAGACGGACGATGTCGACCTGGAGACGGCAGCGACCGGGCATAAGGGTCATCACCACGAGTCCGGTGGCGGTCACAAACACGAGTCTCACCATTACGAGGATCACGGCGGGAAGGGCGAGAAAGGATACAAGAGCCACCATCATCACGACAAAGGCGATAGCAGTAAGCACGATGAAGAGCATCATTCCGGTCATCACGAGCACCATGGCGGCAAGAAGAAGGGCCATCATGACGAGCATGAGAAATATGGCGAGCATCACGAGGGCGAAAAGGGTCACAAGGGCGGTAAGTTTGGTGAGAAAAAGGGGCACAAGAAGGGCCACAAGACCAAGGGCTATCACAACAAATTTCACAAGGATGAATATCATAAAGAACACAAGTTCTACGACGATTATCATAAGGGCGGGCACCATGAGAAGCACGGTGACTTCCACGGTCATCACGAGAAGAAGGAAGGTCATCATAAGAAGGGCGGTCATCATCATTCCGGTTATCATGAGGATCATCACGGTAAGAAGGGCCACCACGACAAAGGTCATCACGACGAGGAGCACAAGGGCCACCACGGCAAGCACGGACACGAGGAGCACCATTCCCATCACGACTCACACGGCAAGAAAGGCGATCATCATTCCGGAAAGAAGTACGGTTATAAGAAGGGACATTAG